In the Solibacillus sp. FSL K6-1523 genome, one interval contains:
- the topB gene encoding type IA DNA topoisomerase: MTKVVILAEKPSQAKAYADAFTVKARHKTHIELNPCSTFPSGAIITWGIGHLVELKEPKEYRKEWTSWNLASLPILPSKYEHKVSYDKKVQFNFIKKLFNDSAVSTIINGCDCDREGSNIFYSIHTMTGAKNKPIKRLWINSLEVDEVRKGFNNLQDNKKDLLLYHEAKTRQISDWLVGMNGSRLYTLLLQQKGFNESLSIGRVQSPTVYLIYQRQKEIEVFVPTPFYEIEGNFKAKNGTYKGKVKIKSEKKEDILQLLQQHNISEQNEGFVKSITKKEKRAKSPKLHALSTLQAVANKKWKYSPANVLKVAQSLYEKKLVTYPRTDTQFITNNEFSYLANNVEGYQRIANVSFPIASTRPNKRYVDNSKVQEHYAIVPTKSIPTERKLQGLSIEERNLYFEILKTTLAMFHSDYIYEETKVITDVNGLAFETTGNTEINKGWKELFTEAKKEVTQTLPTLTKNEKVLGVIKMVEGMTTPPKPYTEGQLINMMKTCGKAIENEEEMEILKEVEGLGTEATRSGIIETIKRHGYITVKQNIVSVTPKGEILCQSIEGNLLSSPAMTAKWEAYLKKIGNGEGSPKHFIDMIAKFIDKLLQEVPQQLQVQGLDQSISDNQVISIIAPCPACKKGNIIQRKTYYRCSEHENGCKQSFPGQMLGKKLSEKNIKDLCTKGKTAVIRGLKSKAGKKFSAALLFDGEKITFEFDNNVKNSNFKGNTTYKK, encoded by the coding sequence ATGACAAAAGTAGTAATCCTAGCCGAAAAACCATCACAAGCCAAAGCCTATGCCGATGCTTTTACAGTAAAAGCACGTCACAAAACACATATAGAATTAAACCCATGTAGCACGTTCCCTTCTGGCGCAATTATTACGTGGGGAATTGGGCATTTAGTAGAGTTGAAGGAGCCGAAAGAATATCGAAAAGAATGGACATCTTGGAATTTAGCATCCTTACCGATTTTGCCGAGTAAATATGAGCACAAAGTTTCTTATGATAAAAAAGTGCAGTTCAATTTCATTAAAAAGTTGTTCAATGATTCTGCTGTTTCAACGATTATTAATGGCTGTGATTGCGATCGTGAAGGCTCTAATATTTTTTATTCCATTCACACGATGACTGGCGCAAAAAATAAACCAATTAAGCGACTATGGATTAATTCATTGGAAGTGGATGAAGTACGAAAAGGATTTAATAATCTTCAAGATAATAAAAAGGACTTGTTACTTTATCATGAAGCGAAAACTCGACAAATTAGCGATTGGCTCGTTGGGATGAATGGCAGCCGACTTTATACCCTACTCTTACAGCAAAAGGGATTCAATGAAAGTCTTTCGATTGGACGCGTGCAGTCTCCAACCGTCTATCTTATTTACCAACGGCAAAAGGAAATCGAAGTTTTTGTTCCGACTCCCTTCTATGAAATTGAGGGAAATTTCAAGGCAAAAAACGGTACATATAAAGGCAAAGTAAAGATTAAAAGCGAGAAAAAAGAGGACATCCTTCAACTGTTGCAACAGCATAACATTTCAGAGCAAAATGAAGGCTTTGTAAAATCGATTACGAAAAAAGAAAAGCGTGCCAAATCGCCAAAATTGCATGCACTTTCTACATTGCAAGCGGTTGCCAATAAAAAGTGGAAATATAGCCCTGCCAACGTGTTAAAAGTGGCACAAAGCTTGTATGAGAAGAAACTAGTTACGTATCCGAGAACTGACACACAATTCATTACGAATAATGAATTTAGCTATCTTGCAAACAATGTGGAAGGTTATCAACGAATCGCCAATGTGTCATTCCCTATCGCTTCTACTCGTCCAAATAAACGATATGTCGATAATTCTAAGGTCCAGGAGCACTACGCCATCGTTCCAACGAAAAGTATCCCGACCGAAAGAAAGTTGCAAGGATTGTCGATTGAAGAGCGCAATCTTTATTTTGAAATACTAAAAACAACGCTTGCCATGTTTCATTCCGATTATATATATGAAGAAACAAAAGTCATTACAGACGTAAATGGACTTGCATTTGAAACGACTGGAAACACGGAAATTAATAAAGGGTGGAAGGAACTTTTCACGGAAGCAAAAAAAGAGGTTACTCAAACTCTGCCTACGCTCACAAAAAATGAAAAGGTACTAGGCGTCATTAAAATGGTCGAAGGAATGACCACCCCTCCCAAGCCATACACAGAAGGTCAATTAATTAACATGATGAAAACATGTGGAAAAGCAATTGAGAATGAAGAAGAGATGGAGATTTTAAAAGAAGTTGAGGGGCTTGGTACGGAAGCAACCCGAAGTGGCATTATCGAAACAATTAAAAGGCATGGCTATATTACTGTGAAACAAAATATTGTGAGCGTCACTCCAAAAGGCGAGATTCTTTGCCAATCGATTGAAGGGAATCTTCTTTCCAGTCCCGCTATGACAGCCAAATGGGAAGCTTATTTAAAGAAAATTGGGAATGGGGAAGGTTCTCCAAAGCACTTTATTGATATGATTGCAAAATTCATCGATAAATTATTACAAGAAGTGCCCCAGCAATTACAAGTTCAAGGGTTAGATCAAAGCATTTCAGATAACCAGGTAATTAGTATCATTGCGCCCTGCCCAGCATGTAAAAAAGGAAATATCATTCAAAGAAAAACGTACTATCGCTGCTCGGAGCATGAAAATGGATGCAAACAATCGTTTCCAGGGCAAATGTTAGGGAAAAAATTATCAGAAAAGAATATTAAAGATTTATGTACGAAAGGCAAAACGGCTGTTATTAGAGGTTTGAAATCGAAAGCTGGGAAGAAGTTTAGTGCTGCGTTATTATTTGATGGAGAAAAAATTACTTTTGAATTTGATAACAATGTTAAAAACTCAAATTTTAAAGGCAATACTACCTATAAAAAGTAA
- a CDS encoding ATP-dependent endonuclease, with translation MRIKSIQIKNFKKLKDVTINLSEEQSIFVGANNSGKTSAMEAISKFLKRKSQIGFYDFTIYNWLKINASFEKIQSLKIKLEQSTDENELEEIQSEYDEAEQDLKSLLPSMKIVISIEEPELQKVIEIIPSIEKELSEVAVFFRFEPEDYEKLFKEYIEARKRINQMSKIIDGHSEKAEIEKAVERQWPMNFQDFLKGEGQLKSNFKIQAYLANPAEHEDEFPFDESTALGGNPLKNIVKVDEIYAQRGLSDKDDDENIKKIKKLSKQFTNYYKKFDMKTDIDQDVIDLINTNFKAERNMENQLDKTLTTLVKPLLNFGYPGFGSPHIKVAPVIDVVETMDNESSVLFNVHPDNKRDSHYYLPERNNGLGFQNLISMFFELIYFTKERIAADGDDEVKALHLILIEEPEAHLHAQAQKVFIEKALSVIKENQGENLHTQLVMSTHSSHIADHACFDDLLYFKRRTNEDLLHEIEVVNLENVELDDDLNETNKRFVERYLQLAAHDIFFADGIIMIEGAGERILLPRIIKKDFPMLGSKYLTIMEVGGAYAHKFFPLLENLERPVLVITDIDSVEKGSNGRWNKTYTRKSQSLRTSNATLKKVFDGEVNTKELLEKSEDDKLRSGFIRIVYQNINHATIPGGRAYSRTFEDDFAMSNREFINAIASPTGLLKKFKDILNKSPNMKAGVSEKLFIETNKGKTQFALDVIYGELENDKKFNTPQYISEGLNWLQEMLNDENKGGEIDEA, from the coding sequence ATGAGAATAAAATCAATACAAATTAAAAACTTTAAAAAATTAAAAGATGTAACCATTAATTTGAGCGAGGAGCAAAGTATTTTTGTTGGTGCGAATAATAGCGGTAAGACTTCTGCAATGGAGGCCATCTCTAAGTTTTTAAAGCGTAAAAGTCAAATTGGATTTTATGATTTTACAATTTACAATTGGCTAAAAATTAATGCTTCGTTTGAAAAAATACAGAGTTTAAAAATAAAGTTAGAACAATCTACGGATGAGAACGAGTTAGAAGAAATTCAAAGTGAGTACGATGAAGCGGAACAGGATTTAAAGTCACTCCTACCTTCAATGAAAATAGTAATCAGTATCGAAGAACCAGAGTTGCAAAAGGTTATTGAAATCATTCCAAGCATTGAAAAAGAATTAAGTGAGGTCGCAGTCTTTTTCAGATTTGAGCCTGAGGATTATGAAAAACTATTCAAAGAGTATATCGAAGCGAGAAAGCGTATAAATCAAATGAGCAAAATAATTGACGGTCATTCAGAAAAGGCAGAAATAGAGAAAGCAGTTGAAAGGCAGTGGCCAATGAATTTTCAAGATTTTCTCAAAGGGGAAGGTCAGTTGAAAAGTAATTTCAAAATCCAGGCATACTTAGCGAATCCTGCAGAACATGAAGACGAATTTCCATTTGATGAAAGCACGGCGTTAGGAGGAAATCCATTAAAGAATATAGTCAAAGTTGATGAAATTTATGCCCAAAGAGGTTTGTCAGATAAGGATGACGATGAAAATATAAAAAAAATAAAGAAATTATCTAAACAATTTACTAACTACTATAAAAAGTTTGATATGAAGACGGACATTGATCAAGATGTAATAGATTTGATTAATACAAACTTCAAAGCAGAACGAAATATGGAAAATCAGTTAGATAAGACTTTAACTACTTTGGTAAAACCATTGCTTAATTTTGGTTATCCAGGTTTCGGCAGTCCACATATAAAGGTAGCACCTGTAATCGATGTTGTAGAAACAATGGATAATGAAAGTAGCGTGTTATTTAATGTCCATCCAGATAATAAAAGAGACAGTCACTATTACTTGCCTGAAAGAAATAATGGTTTAGGTTTTCAAAACTTGATATCTATGTTCTTTGAGCTGATTTATTTTACAAAGGAGCGGATTGCTGCAGATGGTGACGATGAAGTAAAAGCATTGCATCTCATTCTAATTGAAGAACCAGAGGCACATTTGCATGCTCAAGCACAGAAAGTTTTTATCGAAAAAGCTTTGAGTGTCATCAAAGAAAATCAAGGAGAAAATCTACATACGCAATTAGTAATGAGTACCCATTCATCACATATAGCTGACCATGCTTGTTTCGATGATTTACTATATTTTAAAAGAAGAACAAATGAAGATTTATTACATGAGATAGAAGTTGTGAATTTGGAAAACGTCGAGCTTGATGACGACTTGAACGAGACGAATAAAAGGTTTGTCGAAAGGTATTTACAATTAGCAGCACATGATATATTTTTCGCTGACGGAATAATTATGATTGAAGGTGCGGGAGAGAGAATCCTATTACCAAGAATAATTAAAAAAGATTTCCCTATGTTAGGGAGTAAGTATCTAACTATTATGGAAGTTGGGGGAGCTTATGCTCATAAATTTTTTCCTTTATTAGAGAATTTGGAACGACCGGTATTAGTAATAACGGACATAGATAGCGTAGAGAAAGGATCAAATGGAAGATGGAATAAGACCTATACAAGAAAAAGCCAGAGCTTACGCACATCTAATGCAACATTGAAAAAAGTATTTGATGGCGAGGTAAACACTAAAGAACTGCTAGAGAAGTCGGAAGACGACAAATTAAGGAGCGGTTTTATTAGAATCGTCTATCAAAATATAAACCATGCCACGATACCAGGTGGACGAGCATACTCTAGAACGTTTGAAGATGATTTTGCAATGTCTAATAGAGAGTTCATAAATGCAATAGCGAGTCCAACCGGATTACTCAAGAAATTCAAAGATATTTTGAATAAAAGCCCTAATATGAAAGCCGGTGTTTCTGAAAAGCTATTCATAGAGACGAATAAAGGGAAAACTCAATTTGCTCTAGACGTGATTTATGGGGAATTAGAAAATGACAAGAAATTCAATACACCACAATATATTAGCGAAGGATTGAATTGGCTTCAAGAAATGCTAAATGATGAAAACAAAGGAGGAGAGATAGATGAAGCGTGA
- a CDS encoding UvrD-helicase domain-containing protein, with protein sequence MKRESDQLVDEELKSYVNLNEPKSFFLLAGAGSGKTRSLVTILQHIHDEHGQQLRCEGKKIGVITYTKAASEEINRRLGYTDVFQVSTIHSFAWNIIRYFQRDIKDYLIDSTQKELTILIEKIESRELRGQRPTETQQRDREKLEAQLVEWKKVNKFDYSPDTNNRATGYLGHTHVISIFQGFLISKSFFRKLFVSKYPILLIDECQDTETKLMEALIQMEKEHVNFCLGLFGDMMQRVYSSGKADLQDAIAHWENKPIKEMNWRSQERIINFNNQLRKSEDGLIQYPNKDKRHGVFMVYIRPVKPEKVREVELGILENFKEKIQIEDKKVNSLILEHKMAARRNGFLNFYESLNVGPTVNVLRDASGKELTFIRKVIFRLHEIFLAGCNKVSMLKMLREEKVLKVKDLKWRELLGIAEGLNKYLLLFNDINDKPMKDYITELHKLDLFDVPEIFLLEDKKSEKWENWNIALSCTCAEFDRYFRYKEKVDGFVTQQGSKGLEYNNVMVIINDDEQGGNQISYEKLFGVDGLSDTDKNNIRQNKDNALSRTRRLFYVAASRAKESLAIVIYTKDVNKTKEFFVNHDLAIDEEIDVGI encoded by the coding sequence ATGAAGCGTGAGAGTGATCAATTGGTGGACGAAGAATTAAAGTCTTATGTTAATTTAAATGAACCTAAAAGTTTTTTTCTCTTAGCGGGTGCGGGGTCTGGAAAAACAAGATCATTAGTTACTATTTTACAACATATTCACGATGAGCATGGGCAACAATTGCGGTGTGAAGGGAAAAAGATAGGTGTCATTACCTATACGAAAGCTGCAAGCGAAGAAATAAACAGAAGACTAGGTTATACTGACGTATTTCAAGTTTCTACGATTCATAGCTTTGCTTGGAATATAATTCGTTATTTTCAACGAGACATCAAAGACTATTTGATAGATAGCACGCAAAAGGAATTGACAATTTTAATAGAAAAAATTGAAAGTAGAGAGCTTAGAGGTCAAAGGCCTACAGAAACACAGCAAAGAGATAGAGAGAAACTAGAGGCCCAGCTTGTAGAATGGAAGAAAGTAAATAAATTCGATTATTCTCCAGATACAAATAATCGTGCTACTGGTTATTTAGGCCATACGCATGTAATTAGCATCTTCCAAGGGTTTTTAATAAGCAAGTCATTTTTTAGAAAGCTGTTTGTGAGCAAATACCCTATTCTTTTAATAGACGAGTGTCAAGATACTGAAACTAAATTAATGGAAGCATTAATCCAAATGGAAAAGGAACATGTTAATTTTTGTTTAGGGTTGTTTGGAGATATGATGCAGCGTGTCTATAGCTCAGGTAAGGCCGATTTGCAAGATGCAATCGCCCACTGGGAGAACAAACCTATAAAAGAGATGAATTGGCGATCTCAAGAAAGGATTATAAATTTTAACAATCAGCTTCGTAAAAGTGAAGATGGGTTAATACAATATCCCAACAAAGATAAAAGACATGGAGTTTTTATGGTATATATAAGACCTGTCAAGCCAGAAAAAGTGAGAGAAGTTGAATTAGGGATACTAGAAAATTTCAAAGAAAAGATTCAAATAGAAGATAAAAAAGTAAACAGTTTGATTTTAGAACACAAAATGGCAGCCAGAAGAAATGGGTTTCTAAACTTTTATGAAAGTCTTAATGTAGGCCCCACGGTGAATGTTTTACGAGATGCTAGTGGGAAGGAACTAACCTTCATAAGAAAAGTTATTTTTAGATTGCATGAAATTTTTTTGGCAGGTTGTAATAAAGTTTCAATGCTAAAAATGCTTAGAGAAGAAAAAGTTTTAAAAGTCAAGGATTTAAAATGGAGGGAACTGTTAGGGATTGCCGAAGGTTTGAATAAATATCTGCTTTTATTTAATGACATAAATGATAAGCCAATGAAAGACTATATTACTGAATTACACAAATTAGATTTATTTGATGTACCAGAAATATTTTTATTGGAAGATAAGAAAAGTGAAAAATGGGAAAATTGGAATATTGCTTTAAGCTGTACATGCGCAGAGTTCGATAGGTATTTTAGATACAAAGAAAAAGTAGATGGATTCGTTACTCAACAAGGGTCTAAAGGGTTGGAATATAATAATGTAATGGTAATTATTAATGATGACGAGCAGGGTGGAAATCAGATAAGTTATGAAAAGTTATTTGGTGTAGATGGATTGAGTGACACTGACAAAAATAATATTAGACAGAATAAAGACAATGCACTATCAAGAACTAGAAGGTTATTTTATGTCGCAGCTAGCCGAGCAAAAGAAAGTTTGGCTATTGTTATTTATACTAAGGATGTTAATAAGACAAAGGAATTTTTTGTAAATCATGATTTAGCAATAGATGAGGAAATTGACGTTGGAATTTAA
- a CDS encoding alpha/beta hydrolase → MKRASIITITITILLTCTYFFVGNYFYNFAINANTNKDFLVDDPNLKTSNLVNKDREEAEKLADDNFLKQYPSTEKSITSSDKRNLKLHAEVFQNEEPNSKWAIIVHGYAGDIQTTTRWIRNFHENGYNVLAPDLRGHGKSEGDYIGMGWDDRLDIVSWIDEVIKINPDAEIALLGVSMGGATVMNTSGENLPDNVKVIVEDCGFVSTSDIFAYQLNEIFSLPSFPILNAANTITKLRAGYDIFQSPTLNQIANSKTPMLFIHGDQDTFVPFDMLDKAYNAATVEKEKLVIPGAGHSESLKVNPELYWNTVWGFVDKYM, encoded by the coding sequence ATGAAAAGGGCATCAATTATTACAATAACGATTACGATTCTACTCACTTGTACCTATTTTTTCGTAGGTAATTATTTTTATAATTTTGCAATCAATGCCAACACAAATAAAGATTTTCTAGTGGACGACCCTAATTTGAAAACAAGTAATCTTGTAAATAAGGATAGAGAGGAAGCAGAAAAATTAGCAGATGATAACTTCCTTAAACAATATCCTTCTACAGAAAAATCAATTACCTCCAGCGATAAACGAAATTTAAAGCTCCATGCTGAAGTATTCCAGAACGAGGAGCCTAATTCAAAATGGGCAATTATTGTTCATGGCTATGCAGGAGACATCCAAACTACCACGCGATGGATTCGTAACTTCCATGAAAATGGATATAATGTTCTCGCTCCAGATCTGCGTGGTCATGGTAAAAGTGAGGGAGATTACATTGGTATGGGATGGGACGATCGGTTAGATATCGTTTCATGGATAGATGAGGTGATCAAAATAAATCCAGATGCTGAAATTGCCCTATTAGGTGTATCTATGGGAGGAGCAACGGTTATGAATACATCTGGTGAAAACTTACCTGATAATGTAAAAGTTATTGTCGAGGATTGTGGATTTGTATCTACAAGTGATATATTTGCTTATCAACTAAATGAAATTTTTAGTTTACCAAGTTTCCCAATTTTAAATGCGGCTAATACGATTACAAAACTCCGTGCTGGCTATGACATATTTCAATCGCCAACATTAAATCAAATTGCCAATAGTAAAACACCTATGCTATTTATTCACGGCGATCAAGATACGTTTGTGCCTTTTGACATGTTAGACAAAGCATACAATGCGGCTACTGTCGAAAAAGAAAAGTTAGTCATTCCAGGAGCGGGACATTCGGAATCTTTAAAAGTTAATCCTGAGTTATATTGGAACACGGTTTGGGGATTTGTTGATAAATATATGTAA
- a CDS encoding RNA polymerase sigma factor, translated as MLTDKRLIRYIIKKGSNQAADKLIRRYYDDLYFYLYRQVGNGNDALDLTQEVFIAALNGLGSYDDRKSSFRTWLFRIGTYKVIDARRKVKMTWLELQDEESIEEKDLDERLYQKELLVTINQYVGSFRPEIQEIFRLRVYGELSFPEIASLLAQKEERIKAQYYRLIKKIREEFREHE; from the coding sequence GTGTTAACTGACAAGCGTTTAATCCGTTACATAATAAAAAAAGGTTCGAATCAAGCTGCGGATAAATTGATTCGACGTTATTACGATGACCTGTATTTTTATCTTTATCGTCAAGTGGGAAATGGCAATGACGCGCTTGATTTAACACAGGAAGTTTTTATCGCTGCTCTAAATGGACTCGGCTCTTATGATGATCGCAAATCTTCATTCCGGACGTGGCTCTTCCGTATTGGCACTTATAAAGTCATTGATGCACGACGCAAGGTGAAGATGACTTGGTTAGAATTGCAAGATGAAGAGTCAATAGAAGAAAAGGATCTTGATGAACGTTTGTATCAGAAGGAATTATTGGTGACGATCAATCAATATGTTGGAAGTTTTCGTCCCGAAATACAGGAAATCTTCCGGTTACGAGTCTATGGGGAACTATCATTTCCAGAGATTGCTTCATTGCTTGCTCAAAAAGAAGAGCGAATCAAAGCCCAGTACTATCGATTGATTAAAAAAATTCGAGAGGAGTTTCGTGAACATGAATAA